The following is a genomic window from Sandaracinaceae bacterium.
GCGGCCGAGGGGCGCCGTCCCAGCCCGTCCAGGTGGCGCGCCGCCGTCTGCAAGAGGGGGTTCACCCGCTCGACCACGCGCGCGCGGCGACCGAAGGCGGCGTCCTCCACGGCCGGCGCCACCGCCTCGGCGAGGGACGACGCCAACTCCTCGGGCAGCTCCCGCGTCTCGCTGCCGAGGTGGAGGTCGCCCAGGGGCGCGGGGGTCACCCCTCGCTCACGGAGCGCCGCCTCGAGCTGCGCCGCGAGTTCCGCCTCGTCTGGGGTCAGCTCTCCGGCCGTGGCAGGGACGACGAGCCACGCCTGCTCGGCCGGCTGAGCGGCGGCGGGGGCGGCGGCGGCGAGCAACAGGCAAACGAGCCAGCGCGCGCGCGAACGGATGATGTCTTTCACCTCTTCTCGCTCCTCAGTTGAATCGGATGACGACTTGCTCTCGCTCCCCGGGGGAGACCTCGACGACGCGGGACCTTCGCTGCCCGGCGTAGGTGGCGACCACGCGGTGCCTACCCGGGCTGACTCGGTGCGGGGTGCGCACGCTGACCGGGCGGCCGTCGATGCGGACATCGCCGAGTGGGACGACCACGACGCTGATGAACCCAGGGCGCTCCGGCCGAGCCGGCGCCCCCGCGTCTTCGGGCGTGGGCTGGGCGACCTCGGTGGAGGGCATCGAGCCCGCGTCCGGCCGTGACGCCCCCGCGTCGCTCGCGGCCGCTGGCGCCGCGGGAGGGGAGGGATCCTCCGGGGGAGCGACCGCCGCGGCCGGCCTCTCTCGTGCCCCGTCGTTCTCGGCGAAGAGGCCCCCCAGCGCGAACGCGGCGGCGCCGGCGCCCAGCGCGACGACCGCGAGGACGCCGAGCGCGGCCGCCAGGAGGGCGCGCCTCGGCTGGCTTGCGGACGAGGGGGGGCGCTCGGGGCTGGAGGGGAGGGCGGGGGACGCCGGAGCCGCCTCCTCGGAGAGCCGCGCCGCCGCTCCCTGCGGCAGGGGCTGCGTGGCGTGCGGCGGAATCTCGTGTGGTGGAGTCTCGTCTCTACGGACTCCGGAAAGGTCGCCGTGCTCCGCCTCGGGCGTGGGAGCCGAGGCTCCGGAGCTGGGAGCGGGAGCCGGCTTGGGGCTCGGCGTCGGGCGGGCGCCCGGCATGCTGGGCACGGTGTCCTTCGCGAGCAGGTCGCGCACGAAGGTGGCCCGGTGCGTCGGCAGCCCGAGCCCCGCCTCGACGAGGCGTCTCACCACCTCGTCGGCGGTGGCGACGCGCTCCCGGAGGCCGGGGGTGAGCATCGCCTCGATGACGTCGCGCAGCGCCTGGGGGGCGTCGGGGGCGACCTCGTGGATGGAGCGCCGCCGCGGCGGGTCGGCGCGGACGTTGATCAGCGCCCACGTCCCGCTGCCCACCCCCGGCGGGGTGCCGAGGGTCGCGTCCTCGAACGGGCGGAAACCGCACAGCAGCTCCCAGGCCGTCACCCCGAGCGCCCAGAGGTCCACCTTGTGGTTGAAGGTCACCGCGTCGGACGCGGCCTCGGGCGAGAGCACGGTCAGCAGCTCGGGGGCCATGTAGGAGTGCGTGCCGATGAAGCTGCTGGTGCGGGTGGCCTGGTACTGACCCTCGCGCTGCATCTTGCCGATGCCGAAGTCGGCGAGCTTCACCAACCCGTTCCCGCTGACGAGGATGTTCTGTGGCTTCACGTCGCGGTGGATCACCGCCTCGTGGTGGGCGTAGGCGAGGGCCTGCGCGGCCCCGACGACGATGTACGCCACGTGCCGCGGGTCGAGGCCGCGGGGCTTGGTCATCTTCAGCAAGCCGGCCGCGTCGACGCCCTCGACGTACTCCATCACGACGTAGGGCAGCCCGGGCGCGCCCTCGGGCGCTCCTTCGGGGCGGTCCTCCCCCGCGTCGATGATGGCGACGATGTTGGGGTGCGAGAGCTTCGAGGCGAGGTCGATCTCGCCATAGAAGAGCGAGAGGAGCCGCTCGCCGTGCTCCTCGTGCTCGAGGATCTCGCGCTTGATGCGCTTGATGCAGACGCGGCGGTCGCGGAGGTTGGGCTGCACCGCCACGAACACCTCCCCGAAGCCGCCCTCGGCGAGCTTCCGCTCCACGGGGTAAGGCCCGATCTGCGCCGGAGCGCTCACCCGACGCTCCTCCCCGCGCCTTCACTTGCCGCCACGACCATCCCCCCTCTGGCCTCAGCCTGCGTCCCTGGTCTTCTTCGGTACCTTCTGGCGCACGCCGCTCTGCGCTGGGGTCAGCATCTCCCAGGCCTCGACCCCGAGGGCCTCCGCCAGGCGCGTGATGGTCGCCAGCGTGGGGTTGGGGACGCCGTCCCCGCTCTCCAGCGAGACGAGCTGTCGCCAGTTCACCCCCGAGCGCTCGTGCAGCTCGCGGTAACTGAGTCCGTGCATGGCTCGCAGCTCGGCCAGTCGTGCGCGGAAGTGCTTCAAGGTGCGTAGGTAGAACGCCGACTCCTTGGCGTCGACCATGGTCGTGCTCACGCGATCTTTCTTCTGCGCCATGCGGCCCCCGTTGCAGGAGTTGCACGGGTGTACCACCGTGCTGCTACAGGGTGCAATGCCATCGGCGAGACTCATGTCGTATGTCTCGAGATATCGTGGTTGCGTGCTTCGTGCCGCAGTGCTATTCGAAGCACCGCCCGAGAGGGTGGACTGGGGGACGGTGATGCGAGCAGGCGAGGGAACGCTCTGGCGGAGGTTCGGGTGAGCGAGTGGGGCTCCGAGGGGCGCCCGCTCTGGAAGCTGGGCCACCGGGCGCGGCATCTCTCCGACGAGCTGCTGGTGCTCGTGCTGGAGGCGTACCGCGAGGGGCGGAGAGACGGGGTGGGGTGGTTCGCGGGGGAGCTCACCACCCGCCTCGCCGCGATGGAGTCGGAGGGTGAGCGAAGCCATCGCGGGCTCGGTCCCGAGGGCGTCGAGCGGTTGGAGGCGACCTATGGCTCGGCCTCGGGGTCGCCCGTCGTCGCGGCTCACTTTGGCAGCGCCGCGATGACGCTGGCGGACGTGCGCGCCATCATCGGGCGTTTGCGTGGGGGCCAGGCGTGACGAACGGGGCGTTGCCCGTCGTCGAGGGCTTCGTCGTCCTCGATCGGCTGGCGGACACCAGCACCGCGGAGCTGTTTCGAGCGAGGCGCGCCGACGGAGGGCCGGTCGTGTGCCTCAAGCGGGTGCGGGCCCGCTACTGCCTCGACGAGGTCTTCGTCGCCGAACTCGCCGCGGTGGGCTCGCGGGCCGCCCTGTTGAGGCACCCCAACGTGGTGCGGGTCCACGGCTGGAGCCAGGCGGACGCTGGCTTCCTCGTCGTGATGGAGCTCGTCGAGGGACCCGACCTCGCCACGCTCTTGCGAGAGCGGGGTCCGCTCGAGCCATCCGTGGTGGCGCACGTGGGCGCGAGCCTGGCCAAGGCGCTCGCGTACATCCATCACCGCGACGGCGAGCGGGAGCCGCTGATCCACTTCGACGTCACCCCGCACAACGCGCTGGTAGACGGGAGCGGCGCCGTGAAGCTCAGCGACTTCGGGTTGGCGAAGGCCCTCGGGACAACCGGCGCGGCGACGCTGACCCGGGAGCGCGGGAAGGCGGGCTACCTCGCCCCCGAGCAGCTCGAGCCCGGGCCGGTCACGGCCGCAGTGGACCTGTTCGCGCTCGGCCTGATCCTCTGGCAGTGCCTCGTCGGCACCCACCCCTACGTCGAGCGATGCCCCCCGAGGCGCGCGTTGGAGCGCTGGATCCCCGCGCAGCTTTCGAAGAACGCGCGCCGGAGTGTCTCCGAGGCCGCGCCCACCGCCCCCGCAGGGCTCTGCGCGACCATCGAGCGGCTCCTGCAGCCGGTGGAGGCGCGCACGTCGGCGCCGGAGGAGGTGGTGGCCTCGTTGGAGCCGCACGTCAGATCCAGCAGCGCCGCCTCCCTGGGGCGCCTGGCGAGCGAGGTGGTCGGGTGAGCGCGCGAGAGGTCGCGCGGGTGCTGCTGGTCGCTCACCCATCCCGTCGGCGACAGTTGACGCCGTGGCTGACCGTGGAGGGGGAGCCGGTCGGCTACTCCCTCGAACACTACTCTCTCGAAGACGAGGTGTCCGACGTCGCGGCTGGCGCGTCGGAGTGGGACGTGATCGTCGTCGACGGGGAGTCCTTCCCTGATGAGCGTGGGCGGCTCGCGCTCCTGCGCCGTCTCGACGAGCGCCCTCGCGTCAGCGCCGTCGTGTACGTCTGCTCGCGGCTGCCGCTCGACCGCGAGATCGAGCACGCCTCGCGCTACTGCGACGACTGGATCCTGCCGGGGTGGGCGCACCCCGAGCGCGTCCGGCGGCGCATCCAGGTGATCGCGCTCGCGCCGTGGCGACGCCAGCTGGCGGTGCGTCTCCGCGCCGAGCGAATGGGCGAGGCCCGGCTGCAAGTCGTGGGCGGCACTGGCGAGGCGCTGCCTCGCAGTGGCCGCGCGGGCCACGCGCGCGGGTTCGTGCTCCTCGAGCGGGCGTACCAGGCGGGGGCGACGCCGGCCATGGTCGCCGACGCGTACCACGAGGGCCGACGCGCCGCGGTCGCCAGCATCGCCGAGGGCGCCGACGCCATCTTCGCGGCGCTCCGCGAGGAGCTGGCGAGGACGCGGTTCACGCTCCCGGCGGAGGCGATCGAGGACATCGAGGCGTCCGCGCGCTCACGGGCCGCGCGTGACGGAACGCGCTCGGCCGTTCTCGCGGCGCGGGTGCAGGGCGCCGAGGGCGCCCTCGACGGGGCGCACGGGCAGCTCGCCAGGCTGCTCGGCGTGGAGCTCGAAGCGATCGAGCGAAGAGAGGCTGGGATCCGATGAGCCGCACGGCGCTCGGCGGACGATTTCGGAGGCTGGCACGCAACGCGTCCTCTCGACGGACGAGTAGCGGCTGAGAGAGGGAAAGGTGGAGCGAAGTGTTTCCTGCATCTACGAACGGAGGAGGGCAGGCGATGGCGATGCCAGACGTCTGCCAAGTTCCCGCGCCGCCGGGGCCGCCGGTACCGACGCCGTTTCCGAACGTCGCCATGCTCAACCAGGCTGACGGCTCGACCTGCTCGGATCGGGTGCGCATCGGTGGCCGAAAGACATGCACGGTTCAAACCGAAGTCTCACGCACGAGCGGTGACGAGGCGGGGACGGCCAAAGGCGTGATGAGCGGAACGAACATGGACAAGGCCGTCTTTCGCTCGGGCGTCAGCAGCGTGAAGGTGGAGGGGCATGACATCGTCACGCACCTCAAGCCGACTGCGCACAACGGGTCGAACGCCAACGCGCCGATGGGTACGCAGGCGGCACCGAGCCAGACGACCGTGATCGTGGGATGAAGCTCGTCCGCGACACGCCGCTGTCAGTCGGTTGGCAGGTGTGGTCGTTCTCGGCCGAGCAGCGTCGAGTGATCGTCACGGTGAAGGCGACCCTCGAACTGACTCGGGAGGGCCTCTGCACGCTGGCCGACGAGCAGGCGCCGGTGACGGGCGACCTGTTCTGGGACGACGACGTGGACCGGACGCTCCGGTACGCGTCGGACCTCGTGCCGGTGAAGCCGCGCGGTGAACTCCTGGTCAGCGGCACGCTTCGCTCACCGGAGCCGGTCCGGGAACTGTCGTGCCGCGCGCGCGTCGGAGACGTGGAGACGCGCTTCAGCGTGGTCGGCGACCGCTGGTGGCGGTCGGATGGCGGCGTGACCGCGCCACAGCCCTTCACGGCGATGGAGCTTTGCTGGGAGCGCTGCTTCGGGGGCCCAGGTCTGTCGGGCAACCCCGTCGGCCGCGGCGTCGCGCCCGACGCGTACGACGTCGAGGGCCGCGTCGCGCTGCCAAACATCGAGCGCGCGGGCCGGCTCATCCGTTCGGCGTCCGAGCGCCCGGAGCCCGCGGGGGCGTGGCCCATCCCGCCGAGCTGGCCAGCGCGCGCTCGTCTGATGGGCGCCTACGATCGAGCGTACGCGCGACAGCGGTGGCCGTACCTCGCGGAGGACTTCGCTTGGCGTTTCTTCCAGGCGGCGCCGCCAGCGCTCCAGCGTGAGGGCTACTGGCGGGGAGACGAGCCGATTGAACTCTCGAACCTCCACCCCATCCATCCCCTTCTGCGTTGCCAGCTGCCTGCGATCAAGCCGCGAGCCTTCCTGCACGATGCGGAGCGATCCGGTGGCCCGCTGCGCGAGGTGGGCCTGGTGCTCGACACAATCGCGATCGATGTCGGTGAGGGCAGGGCGTTCGCCGTCTGGCGCGGCAGCGCGCCGTGCGTGACCGAGTCGCTCGAGGAGATCGAGCACCTGTACGTCACGCACGAGCCGCTCGATCAGGCGCGGAGCGAGGCCGAGTACTGGGAGGCGTTCGTGGCGCGCCTGCGCGCGCTCTGGGAGGAAGAGCAGGCGTTCGCGGCCGAGCCGCGACCCGAGCCGGCTCCGCCGGCTGCCGAGCCGTCGAAGGTTGAGTCGCTACCGGGAGCGCCGCCGAGCGCGGCGGAGCTGCATGCGGAGCGGCGCCGTGAAGCGCTCGAGGCGGGGTGGCCGGAGCCGATCGTCGATCAGCTCTATCCGAGCGAGGTGCCGGAACGGTCCGGCCTCGACGTCGGAGCGGTGAGGGCGCAGCTCGAGGAAGCGCTCCGAGCGGCCGAAGGGCTCGGCTCCCCGCACGTCGCCGAGTCGCTGAGGCGGATGCTCGAGGAGCACGACACGCCGCCCCTCGAGCAGCCGTCTCCTTCGGGACCGACGGCGGAGCCGCCGCCGGACCTCTGGACCGCGCAGGAGAAGCGCGACCTGGCGCGCCGCCGGCTCGGCCAGGGCCAGGCGCTGGCGGGGCTCGACCTCTCGGGCGGCGATCTGACCCTGCTCGACCTGTCGGGTCAGGACCTCCGCGGCGCGCTCTTGATGGGCGCGGACCTCCGCAACACGAGCCTCATCGGCGCGAACATCGCCGGCGCCAACCTCGACGGGGCCAACCTCGAGGGAGCGACCCTGGAGCGTGCGGTGCTCCGCGGAGCGAGCCTCGCGCTGGTGGAAGCATCGGGTGTGAGCTTCCGAGGGGCCGACCTAGAGGAGGCGGTCTTCGAACGCGCGATGCTGCCCGGCGCTGACTTCTCGGGAGTCAATGCGATCGGCGTGACCATCGAGGAGTGCCTCGCGACGCAAGCGATCTTCGAGGGGGCGGTGCTCGAGGAGGCCGAGATGGCGCGCAGCAACTTCGACGAGGCCAACTTCCGCGGCGCGTCGATGACCGACGCGCGGATCGAGGGGGCGAGCCTGCGCAACGCGTGCCTCGATCAGATCGGCGCGCAGGGGCTGCGCGCCTCGGACGGCGCGGACCTGTCGGAGGCGCGGCTGCGCTGGGCGAAGCTGTCGGGGGCGTCGTTCTCCGAGAGCACGCTGATCGGCGCGAAGCTGACCGAGTCGGACCTGACCCGGGCGAGCTTCGCCAAGGCGCGGATGGAGGGCGCGGAGCTGCTCGCGGTTCAGGCGCGCGGCGCGAGCTTCGCCGAGGCGCGGATGAGCGCCAGCTCTCTCGCCGGGGCCGACCTGCTCGGGGCGCGCTTCGAGGGGGCCGAGCTGCGGCTCGCCGACCTGAGCGGCGCGAACCTTTTCCAGGCCGAGGTCTGGCGCGCGGAGCTTTCGGACGTCCGCCTCGACGGCGCGAACATCGAAGGGACGAAGCTCGCGTGACGGTGGACGGCGCCGATCTGACCGAGCTGTCGAGCCGCGCCGCGGTGGAGGCGCGCCTACGCGCGTCCGAGCGCCGCGGCGGTGGACCGAGCCTGCGTGACGTGCTCGTCCGCGGGGTGGACTTCGAGGGGCTGTCGATCCGGGCGGCCGTGCTCTCGCGCGTGCAGCTGGTCCGCTGCCGGCTCGCCGGCGTCGATCTGACCGGTGTGGTCCTGCGTAACGTCGTGATCCGGGGCTGTGATCTGTCCGGCGCGTCGTTCGAGGGCGCCCGCCTCGACTCGGGCGTGCTGCGGTTCGAGGACGAGGGCGAGGGCGACGAGGCGACTGATTGCGCGGGGACCCGCTTCGCGGGCGCGTCGTTCGAGAGCGCGATCTTCGATGGGGTGAGCCTCGCGCGCGCGGACTTCACGGGCGCGTCGCTCGAGAACGCGCGGTGGACGGGATGCGCACTGAGCGAGGCGCGCTTCACCGGAGCGACCCTCGACCTCGCGTCGTTCGAGCGCTGCGAGCTGCGGGGGGCGTCGCTCGACGACGTGTCGCTGTCCATGGTCACGCTCGGATCCTGTGACGCGACCGGCGCTCGCTTCGAGCGGGCGCGGCTCGACGGCGCGAGCCTCGGCGGGTCGCGTTTCTCGGAGGCGTCGATGGCGGGCGCGACGCTCTCGGGCGTCCGCTTCGATGCGGTCGAGGCGATGCCCCGGGCCCTGGCGGGCGCGGACCTGAGCAGAGCGATCCTCGCGGGCCGCGCGATGGTGGGGGCGGACCTGCGCGAAGCGATCCTGGACGGCGCCGACCTGCTCGGCGCGCGGCTCGCGGGCGCTGACCTGACCGCCGCCAGCCTCCGCGGCGTGCGCCTCGAGAGCGCCGACCTGACCGATGCCCGCCTCGACGGCTGCGAGCTTGCGAACTCGCGCGTGGTCAAGGCGTCGCTCCGCGGCGCATCGCTCGTCGAGGCGCGAGGGCAGGGTGTCGATCTGTCGGAGGCGGATCTGCGCGGCGCGGATCTGCGCGGCGCGCGTTTTTCGGGCTCGTTTAGGGAGGCGCGCTTCGGCGCGGCCGTGCTCGACGGCGCGCGATTCGACGGGAGCAGCCTCCGCGGCGTCGAGATCGAGGAGGGCGCCGCGTGGGTCGAGGTCGGCCTCGCGGGCGTCGACCTCGCGGTGACCGACCTGTCCGGCGTGCGGTTCGAGCGGTGCGATCTTCGCGCCGCGAACCTCGCGCGCGCCCGCCTCCGCGGCGCGCGCCTCGACGAGTGCGACCTGTCGGCGGCGCGGCTCGCCGAGGCCGACCTCGCCGGCGCCGACCTGTCCGAGTCGATCCTCAGCGAGGCGGACCTGTCCGACGCGACCCTCGCGGGTGCGCGCCTGGACTACGCCGACCTCCGGGGGGCGACGCTGGCCGCTGCCGACCTGTCTGGGGCGAGCCTGTTCCGAGCCGACCTCCAGGCGCTGGATCTCCGGCAGGTGAAAGTCTCGGCGGAGACCTCGTTCGAGTCGGCGACGATGCGGAGCGCGGATCTGAGCGGCGTCGTCTTCCGAGGCTGCGTGCTCGAGAGCGCCGAGCTCACGGGCGCGCTGCTCGCGGGCGCGGCGCTCGACGAGGTGCGGGGCAAGCAGCTCGAGCTGACCTCGACCGATCTGACGGGCGCGTCGTGGCTCCGCGCCGACCTGCGCGCGGCCGACTTCACGGACGCGGCGATGGAGGACGCGGACCTGCGCGGTGCAGACCTCCGGGGCGCGCAGATGCGGGGAGGGGCCGCGCGCCGCGCACGCTTCGAGCTCTGCGCGATGAGCCGGTGCCAACTCGTCGGGGTCGACCTGCGGGAGACCCGCTTCGATCACGCCGACCTCCGCTACAGCTGGATCGAGGGCTGCCACCTCGGCGCGGCGAGCTTCCGGGACGCGGATCTGAGCGGCAGCAGTCTGGTGGGCTCGACCGAGCAGGGGACGGATTTCGCCGGGGCCGAGCAACGGGACGTCACTCGGGTCGATGAGGCGAAGGCGAGGGCGGAGGCGTTCGAGCCGCCGCGGCGAGGGCCGGCGGCGTGAGTCAGGAGAAGCAAGTGGGTAGAGACTTGATGACCGATGAGCTGCGGCGGGCGCTCGAGGGCGGCGCGCGAGCCGACTCGAGCGCGGGCGCCGTCACGCGCTACGAGGTGCCGAGCGGCGTGGCGATCGAGGAGGACGTCGACGAGCAAGGGGAGGCTCGCGTCGCGCTCCGCGCGCCCGGCGGCGGCGTGCTGCTCGAGCTCCGGCCGAGCGACGGACGGTGCCGGATCCACGCGCCGTCGATCGAGATCGCCGCCTCGAACGAGCTGCGGCTGTCGGGCCGCAGCGTCCGCGTGGAGGCCGAGCGCAGCCTCGTGATGCGCGCGGGCGACACGGCCATCTCGGCGCAGCCCCGCCACCTCGGCCTGCTCGCCGAAGAGATAACAGCCACGAGCCAGCAGACGAACTGGACCACGAAGGGCTTCCGCTTGGTCGGGGACGTCGTGGAGACGAGGGCGCGGCGGCTCGTCCAGCGGGCCGAGGAGATGGAGAGCCGCGCCCGGCTGCTCGTCGAGAAGACGTGGCAGAGCCTGCGCGAGGCCGAGGACCTCGCGCAGACGAAGGCGCAGCGGGTGCGGCTCGTGGCCGAGGACACGCTCCGCGCGTTCGGCCGCCGAACGCTGTTGAAGGCGCGTGAGGACATGAAGCTGCGCGGCGAGCGCATCTACCTCGATTGAGGAAGGGACGGGCGATGAGCAACGACAGCGAGCGGCCGGAGGTGCCCGAGCACGCCGACCCCGAAGACACCCTCGGCGAGGTAGCCGAGCAGGTCGGACAAGGGCTCGACGGCGCGGCGGAGCAGATCCCCGAAGAAGAAGAGGAGGCGCGCGCGGCGATGGAGACGGCGGGCGACGTCGCCAGCGCGGTCTCGAACGTCGTGAAGGCCGCCCAGGCGGCCGAGCAGCTCGGCCAGGCGCTCGAGGCGGGCGACGAGGGGAGGGCGGCCAGCGCGGTCGGGAACCTCGCCGGAGGCGTGCTCGGGACGACCGGGGCGCTCGTCGACGGCGTGGCCGGCGCGATCCCCGAGGAGGCGCGCGAGGGCGTCAACACCGCCGCGTCGGTGCTCCGCGGCGCGGCGGCCGTGAGCCGATCGACCGAGCGCGTCGTCAGCACCTACCAATCGATCGAGCGGGCGGTCAGCGGCCGGCGGTTGTCGTTTCACACCCGGGCGGACGTCGGAGCCCGGCTCCTCGCGGAGCGCGCCTCGGGCACGCAGCGCCTCAGCGGACTGTACCAGTGGCGCGTCTTGGTCGAGGTCGAGCACGAGGGAGGGTTGGACGATGAGGCTTTGAATGACCTGCTCCGCCAGCCCGCGCGCATCAGCCTCAACCGGGACGACAGCGAGGGAGAGGTGTACGGCGTGCTGCGCCAGGTGGAGATGCTCGAGGTCACGGGGCCGCGCGAGACGCACTATGACCTGACGCTCGTCCCCAAGCTCTGGCGCCTGAACCTCGTGAAGCGCTCCCGTGTGTTTCAGAACAAGACGCACGTGGAGGTAGCGCTCGCAGTGTTCGCGGAGCATGGCTTCGACCCGGACACCTACGTCTTCGACCAGACTGAGGAGTCGTACCCGACCCACGAGTACGTCGTGCAGCACAGAGAGACGGACTTCGCGTTCATCTCTCGCCTGCTGGAGCACAACGGGGTCCACTATCGCTTCGAGCAGCACCCTCGCACCGAGGCCATCGTGCTCGGAGACCGAAACGCGTCTTTCGTGCCGGTTCACGAGGAGGACGAGCTGCGCTATCACCCGCACGACTTTGCGCCTGACGACGGCGCCCCACGGGTCTGGGGCCTGCGGCGCATCCGCTCGGCGCGCTACGCGGAGGTTCAACTCCGCGACTACAACTGGCGCGCGCCTCATCAGCCGGTGCGGGCGGTCGAGCCCGTGGACGAGGAGACGGGGTACGGCTTCCTCGACTTGTATGGAGAGCACGTGCCCGACACTGCCGAGGCGACGAGGCTCGCGCGAGTCCGCGCGCAGGAGCAGCAGGTGGCGGCGGAGACCTTCGAGGCCAAGACCTCGCTCCGCGGCGTACGCCCCGGCACCTACTTCGACCTCGTGAACCACCCCCACCCGGACCTGAACCAGCGCTACCTCGTCACCGAGACCTCGGAGACGACCGTCGATGGGCACGCCTACGTGAACACCTTCAAGGCGATCCCGTTCTCGGTGACCTACCGGCCTGCGCGAACGACGCCGTGGCCGCGCATCGACGGCGCCATCAACGCCATCGTGGATGGCGAGGCGCGGAGCACCGCGACGCCGATCGACGAGCAGGGGCGCTACCGAGTCGTCCTGCCTTTCGATGGCGCCGCTAGCGCGGGCGGGAGTGCCTCGAGGTGGGTGCGGCGAGCTCAGCCGTCGGCAGGGGAGGGTTATGGCATGCACTTCCCGCTGCACATCGGCTCCGAGGTCGCCATCGTTCACGTCAACGGCGATCCGGACAGGCCTTTGATCGTTGGCGCGGTGCCGAACGCGGCGACCCAGAGTCCGGTCATTGCCGGCAACGCACCACAGAGCCGCATCCGCACCGGGAGTGGCGTGGTCTTCGAACTCGACGACGATTGCTGAGGAGGGACGCGAGATGACACAGACCGACCAGGAGCAGGACGCCGAGCTCGCCGACCACCAGCATCGCCTCGAACGCCTCGAGCAGGTCTTCCCGACGCCGGAGACGCCCCGCGGCGGCGCGCAACGGGCCCGGCTGCATGTACCAACTCCCGACTCGTTGTTGACGGTCGGCGCGGCCGGGCACGCAACCTCCGAAGGGAGGGCCGAGGGCCCTGGCGGCGTCGCGCTCCATACGGTCGAGAACCTCGGAGCTCAGATTCAGGGTTCGACGATCCTCGACACGGACGGCAACACCATCCTGCACACCGGCGAGGAGGCGCGCGTCCTCGCTGAGGCCGACGCGGCGATCAGCTCGAACGCCAACGTCAAGGTCGGCAGCATCGAGGATGTGGAGATCACCGCTGGGGGCGCGGGCTTCAGGGATCCGGCGTTCACGGTGCGTCCCGCGATGGCCGTGCCCTCTCCGCCCGAGGTGAACACGGCTCGAACCCGAGACAGCATCGGGGCCGTCAAGAACGC
Proteins encoded in this region:
- the tssI gene encoding type VI secretion system tip protein TssI/VgrG gives rise to the protein MSNDSERPEVPEHADPEDTLGEVAEQVGQGLDGAAEQIPEEEEEARAAMETAGDVASAVSNVVKAAQAAEQLGQALEAGDEGRAASAVGNLAGGVLGTTGALVDGVAGAIPEEAREGVNTAASVLRGAAAVSRSTERVVSTYQSIERAVSGRRLSFHTRADVGARLLAERASGTQRLSGLYQWRVLVEVEHEGGLDDEALNDLLRQPARISLNRDDSEGEVYGVLRQVEMLEVTGPRETHYDLTLVPKLWRLNLVKRSRVFQNKTHVEVALAVFAEHGFDPDTYVFDQTEESYPTHEYVVQHRETDFAFISRLLEHNGVHYRFEQHPRTEAIVLGDRNASFVPVHEEDELRYHPHDFAPDDGAPRVWGLRRIRSARYAEVQLRDYNWRAPHQPVRAVEPVDEETGYGFLDLYGEHVPDTAEATRLARVRAQEQQVAAETFEAKTSLRGVRPGTYFDLVNHPHPDLNQRYLVTETSETTVDGHAYVNTFKAIPFSVTYRPARTTPWPRIDGAINAIVDGEARSTATPIDEQGRYRVVLPFDGAASAGGSASRWVRRAQPSAGEGYGMHFPLHIGSEVAIVHVNGDPDRPLIVGAVPNAATQSPVIAGNAPQSRIRTGSGVVFELDDDC